A single genomic interval of Zobellia nedashkovskayae harbors:
- the recJ gene encoding single-stranded-DNA-specific exonuclease RecJ yields MRWTIKPKPQQDAIDQLANALKVDDLVAQLLLQRGITTYEAAKNFFRPELTHLHDPFLMKDMHIAVERIEEAIANNENILVYGDYDVDGTTSVALVSSYLLSYYPNVATYIPDRYTEGYGVSFKGVDFAEDNDFSLIIALDCGVKAIDKVAYAKEKGIDFIICDHHRPGNSLPDAVAVLDPKRDDCNYPYDELCGCGVGFKLIQALGSRQGETVEDLIPYLDLVATAIGADIVPMTGENRVLAYFGLRVINTNPRIGFKAIINQIKKSVLTITDVVFIIAPRINAAGRMEHGQHAVNLLTETNFTQAETFAAQIEKFNQDRRGLDKEITVEALEQILHNKEEERFTSVVYKDSWHKGVIGIVASRLTETYYRPTLVFTKSGDKLAASARSVKGFDVYNALQGCADCIEQFGGHKYAAGLTLLENQFENFKAQFEKVVSETIDPKLLIPEISIDAQLDFKDISPKLMRILKQFAPFGPGNMTPTFMSENLIDTGYAKGVGEDGAHLKLAATQNGIGPIGGIGFNMGDKLPIVANKKPFSAVFSLDENEWQGNISLQMKLKDIQ; encoded by the coding sequence ATGCGCTGGACCATTAAACCAAAACCTCAACAAGATGCTATTGACCAATTGGCTAATGCGCTCAAGGTTGACGATTTAGTGGCTCAACTTTTATTGCAAAGGGGTATAACTACTTATGAGGCGGCTAAGAACTTTTTTCGACCAGAGTTAACTCATTTGCACGATCCTTTTTTAATGAAGGACATGCACATTGCGGTAGAACGCATTGAAGAAGCCATTGCCAATAATGAAAATATTTTGGTTTATGGCGATTATGATGTGGACGGTACCACTTCAGTAGCTTTGGTTTCTTCCTATTTGCTAAGCTATTACCCCAATGTTGCCACCTATATTCCAGACAGATATACCGAAGGGTATGGTGTCTCTTTTAAAGGGGTAGACTTTGCCGAAGACAACGATTTTTCGTTGATTATCGCACTAGATTGTGGTGTAAAGGCTATTGACAAGGTGGCTTATGCGAAAGAAAAAGGAATAGATTTTATTATTTGTGATCACCACAGACCCGGTAATTCGCTACCAGATGCGGTAGCAGTTCTTGACCCTAAACGTGATGATTGCAACTATCCATACGATGAGCTTTGTGGCTGTGGCGTTGGTTTTAAACTGATTCAGGCGTTAGGCTCCCGACAAGGGGAAACTGTTGAGGACCTAATTCCTTATCTTGATTTGGTTGCTACGGCCATTGGTGCAGATATTGTTCCGATGACAGGCGAGAACCGCGTATTGGCCTATTTTGGACTTCGGGTAATTAATACCAATCCCAGAATTGGCTTCAAGGCCATTATTAATCAAATAAAAAAATCGGTACTTACTATTACAGATGTAGTGTTCATTATCGCTCCGCGGATAAATGCCGCTGGCCGAATGGAACATGGGCAACATGCTGTAAACCTGTTGACCGAAACCAATTTCACCCAAGCCGAAACCTTTGCTGCCCAGATTGAAAAATTCAATCAAGACAGGCGTGGACTCGACAAAGAAATCACTGTAGAGGCCCTTGAACAGATTCTTCATAATAAAGAAGAAGAACGTTTTACTTCTGTAGTTTATAAAGACTCGTGGCACAAAGGCGTTATCGGTATTGTTGCTTCGCGACTTACCGAAACCTATTACCGTCCAACACTGGTCTTTACTAAAAGTGGCGATAAGTTGGCAGCTTCCGCACGTTCCGTAAAAGGTTTTGATGTGTATAACGCCTTACAGGGCTGTGCAGATTGCATTGAGCAGTTTGGAGGACATAAATATGCTGCCGGACTCACATTACTAGAAAATCAGTTCGAAAACTTCAAAGCACAATTCGAAAAAGTAGTCTCCGAAACCATAGACCCAAAATTGTTGATTCCAGAAATCTCCATAGATGCTCAATTAGATTTTAAGGATATTTCACCAAAACTGATGCGTATCCTAAAACAGTTCGCTCCTTTTGGGCCTGGTAACATGACTCCAACATTCATGTCAGAAAATCTAATAGATACAGGCTATGCAAAAGGTGTAGGTGAAGATGGGGCACATCTTAAGTTAGCTGCTACTCAAAACGGAATTGGTCCTATTGGAGGCATTGGTTTTAATATGGGTGATAAACTCCCCATAGTAGCCAACAAGAAACCTTTTAGTGCTGTCTTTTCTCTAGATGAAAATGAATGGCAAGGAAATATAAGCTTGCAGATGAAATTAAAAGACATACAATGA
- the mscL gene encoding large conductance mechanosensitive channel protein MscL encodes MLKEFKNFIMTGNVIDFAVAVIMATALGLVINGFVADMIMPIVGHFAGGIDFSAMAITLDPAVIAADGTVTTPANQIRYGAWINSIINLIIVGFVMFLMVKAYNKTKAPEPEAAPAGPSQEDLLAEIRDLLKKQ; translated from the coding sequence ATGTTAAAAGAATTTAAGAATTTTATTATGACGGGCAACGTCATTGATTTCGCTGTTGCAGTTATTATGGCTACCGCTCTTGGGCTAGTTATAAACGGCTTTGTAGCGGATATGATTATGCCGATTGTAGGTCACTTTGCAGGAGGTATTGATTTTTCAGCAATGGCTATTACACTTGACCCAGCTGTTATTGCTGCAGATGGTACAGTTACTACACCTGCAAACCAAATACGTTACGGTGCATGGATTAATAGCATCATTAACCTTATCATTGTTGGATTTGTAATGTTCTTAATGGTTAAAGCTTACAACAAAACAAAAGCTCCAGAGCCAGAAGCTGCTCCAGCAGGTCCTTCTCAAGAAGACTTATTGGCTGAAATTAGAGACTTGCTTAAAAAGCAATAA
- the rsmI gene encoding 16S rRNA (cytidine(1402)-2'-O)-methyltransferase, with protein MGKLYLVPTPIGNLEDMTLRAIRILKEVDCILAEDTRTSGKLLQHFEITTQMQSHHMHNEHKTVEALVRRLQAGENIALISDAGTPAISDPGFLLTRACVEKNIEVDCLPGATAFVPALVNSGLPNDKFVFEGFLPPKKGRQTRLKLLAEETRTIIFYESPYKLIKTLGQFAEYFGADRQVSVSRELSKLYEETLRGTAEEMVQHFTEKPPKGEIVIVVAGKK; from the coding sequence ATGGGAAAATTATATTTGGTACCAACGCCTATTGGCAATCTTGAAGACATGACTTTGCGTGCAATTCGCATTTTAAAAGAAGTGGATTGTATTCTAGCAGAAGACACCAGAACCAGCGGAAAATTGCTTCAGCATTTTGAAATTACCACTCAGATGCAAAGTCACCATATGCATAATGAGCATAAAACTGTAGAAGCGCTTGTTAGACGTTTACAAGCCGGCGAAAATATTGCTTTGATTTCAGATGCAGGTACCCCTGCAATATCAGACCCTGGTTTTTTGTTGACTAGGGCTTGTGTAGAGAAAAACATTGAGGTTGATTGTCTTCCCGGTGCAACGGCATTTGTACCTGCTTTAGTAAATAGTGGTCTTCCAAACGATAAATTTGTTTTTGAAGGATTTCTTCCTCCTAAAAAAGGACGGCAAACCCGCTTAAAGCTACTTGCCGAAGAGACGCGGACTATTATTTTCTATGAATCGCCTTATAAGTTGATTAAGACCTTAGGGCAATTTGCCGAATATTTTGGAGCGGACAGACAAGTTTCCGTTTCAAGGGAACTTTCCAAACTTTACGAAGAAACATTGAGGGGCACAGCCGAAGAAATGGTACAGCACTTTACCGAAAAACCACCAAAAGGTGAGATTGTAATAGTTGTTGCAGGAAAAAAATAA
- a CDS encoding OsmC family protein — translation MGTTNHITTKWLGNMQFESTNPSGLTLKIDAGPDDGGEGKGLRPKALMLSGLAGCSGLDVAALIKKMKLEVDDFHIETIANLTDEHPKFYDAVTIEYHFHGKDLAEKKLQRAVDLSVEKYCGVMQMFRQFATLEIKTIFHKD, via the coding sequence ATGGGTACTACAAATCATATTACAACCAAATGGCTTGGCAACATGCAGTTCGAAAGCACGAACCCATCAGGTCTAACCTTAAAAATAGATGCGGGTCCGGATGATGGCGGCGAAGGAAAAGGATTGCGACCAAAAGCTTTAATGCTATCTGGTCTGGCAGGTTGTTCAGGTCTCGATGTAGCCGCGCTTATCAAAAAAATGAAGCTAGAGGTAGATGATTTTCATATTGAAACTATCGCCAATCTAACTGATGAGCATCCAAAATTTTACGATGCCGTTACCATAGAGTACCATTTTCACGGAAAAGACCTAGCGGAGAAAAAATTACAAAGAGCCGTAGACCTATCTGTAGAAAAGTATTGTGGTGTAATGCAGATGTTCCGTCAATTTGCAACATTAGAAATCAAGACTATTTTTCATAAGGACTAA
- a CDS encoding uracil-DNA glycosylase family protein, with amino-acid sequence MLKLLSEIRSCKVCSSHLPLEPRPILAGTKKSKIILVSQAPGRKAHDHNKAWDDPSGRKLREWLGVTEEQFYNPDNFAVLPMGFCFPGKGKTGDLPPRKECAPLWHDVFWSHLEQVRLTLVIGKYAQDHYLKELYKRNLTENVASYHEFLPKFFPLPHPSPINRFWMSKNPWFESDVVPELQKRVKMILD; translated from the coding sequence ATGCTAAAACTGCTTTCTGAAATACGTTCGTGTAAGGTTTGCAGCTCCCATTTGCCTTTAGAGCCTAGGCCCATTTTAGCTGGCACTAAAAAATCTAAAATCATTTTAGTCAGCCAAGCACCTGGCAGAAAGGCCCATGACCATAATAAAGCATGGGATGACCCTAGCGGAAGAAAACTTAGGGAATGGTTAGGTGTAACGGAAGAACAGTTCTACAATCCGGATAATTTTGCGGTTTTACCTATGGGATTCTGCTTTCCAGGAAAAGGAAAAACTGGTGACCTCCCTCCTCGTAAAGAATGTGCACCCTTATGGCACGATGTTTTCTGGAGCCATTTAGAGCAAGTACGGTTGACACTTGTAATTGGCAAATATGCACAAGACCATTATTTAAAAGAATTGTACAAAAGAAACCTCACCGAAAATGTAGCTAGTTATCATGAATTTCTACCCAAGTTTTTTCCTTTACCACATCCTTCTCCAATAAATCGTTTTTGGATGTCAAAAAATCCTTGGTTTGAGTCCGATGTGGTACCGGAGTTACAAAAGCGGGTCAAAATGATTTTAGATTAG
- a CDS encoding DoxX family protein: MKTQKALYWSALVLLTAIMLFSAFNYFTKYEMIAGFFEHLSYPTYLIYPLAIAKILGLIAIWGNFSSWLREWAYAGFFFDTLLAFFAHYITDGQDYLFAFIALIATLIAYFTGRELRP; the protein is encoded by the coding sequence ATGAAAACCCAAAAAGCCCTTTATTGGTCTGCTTTAGTTTTGCTTACGGCCATTATGCTCTTTTCCGCATTTAATTATTTCACCAAATACGAAATGATAGCCGGTTTTTTTGAGCATTTAAGTTATCCCACCTATCTCATATACCCATTGGCCATTGCTAAAATTCTAGGCTTGATAGCCATATGGGGCAATTTCTCCTCATGGCTTAGAGAATGGGCGTATGCAGGTTTCTTTTTTGATACACTTTTAGCGTTCTTTGCACATTATATAACAGATGGCCAAGATTATCTATTCGCCTTTATTGCGCTAATAGCTACATTAATCGCCTATTTTACCGGTAGAGAGCTACGACCTTAA
- a CDS encoding thymidine kinase — protein MFLENTVNHKEQFGWIEVICGSMFSGKTEELIRRLKRAQFAKQKVEIFKPTVDNRYDENMVVSHDANEIRSTAVPAAANIRILGDTCDVVGIDEAQFFDDEIVTVCNDLANKGVRVVVAGLDMDFKGNPFGPMPALMATAEYVTKVHAICTRTGNLANYSHRKSNNDNLVLLGETEEYEPLSRGAYYKARLQEKVKHLEVKSEEIKSNDKKIDG, from the coding sequence ATGTTTCTCGAAAATACTGTTAATCATAAAGAACAATTCGGGTGGATAGAAGTCATCTGTGGTTCTATGTTCTCCGGTAAGACCGAAGAGTTAATCCGTAGGTTAAAACGTGCTCAGTTCGCCAAGCAAAAGGTTGAAATTTTTAAACCAACGGTAGATAATCGTTATGATGAGAACATGGTTGTATCTCATGATGCTAATGAAATACGTTCTACAGCTGTACCTGCAGCCGCCAATATCCGTATTCTAGGAGATACCTGCGATGTTGTTGGTATTGATGAAGCCCAGTTTTTTGATGATGAAATTGTTACTGTTTGTAACGATTTAGCCAACAAAGGAGTACGTGTTGTAGTAGCTGGTTTGGATATGGATTTTAAAGGAAATCCTTTTGGTCCTATGCCCGCATTAATGGCTACTGCAGAATATGTTACCAAAGTACATGCCATCTGTACACGTACTGGTAATTTAGCCAATTACAGTCATAGAAAGTCCAATAATGATAATTTGGTGTTATTAGGTGAAACGGAAGAGTACGAACCTTTGAGCCGTGGTGCATATTATAAGGCAAGATTGCAAGAAAAAGTAAAGCATTTAGAGGTGAAGAGTGAAGAAATAAAATCTAACGATAAGAAAATCGATGGCTAA
- a CDS encoding aspartate-semialdehyde dehydrogenase, with translation MKVAVVGATGMVGEVMLKVLSERNFPVTELLLVASERSVGKKLSYKDKEYTIIGLADAVAAKPDIAIFSAGGDTSLEWAPKFAEAGTTVVDNSSAWRMDPTKKLVVPEINAGELTKEDKIIANPNCSTIQLVMALAPLHKKYKMKRVVISTYQSVSGTGVKAVRQLENEMAGVQGEMAYPYPINRNALPHCDVFLENGYTKEEMKLAREPQKIFNDRSFSISATAVRIPTAGGHSESVNVEFENDFDLNEVRRMLNDTLGVTVQDNPDTNTYPMPIYAHDKDEVFVGRIRRDESQRNTLNMWIVADNLRKGAATNAVQIAEYLLENRLV, from the coding sequence ATGAAAGTAGCCGTTGTAGGTGCCACCGGTATGGTTGGCGAGGTGATGCTCAAAGTATTGAGCGAACGTAATTTTCCAGTTACGGAATTGCTATTGGTAGCTTCTGAGCGTTCAGTAGGTAAGAAACTCTCTTATAAAGACAAAGAATATACAATCATAGGTTTGGCTGATGCCGTAGCTGCAAAGCCGGATATTGCTATATTTTCTGCTGGAGGTGATACTTCATTGGAATGGGCTCCTAAATTTGCAGAAGCAGGAACTACAGTTGTAGATAATTCTTCTGCTTGGAGAATGGATCCGACCAAAAAATTGGTGGTTCCTGAAATAAACGCAGGTGAATTAACCAAAGAAGATAAAATTATAGCTAACCCCAACTGTTCTACTATTCAGTTGGTAATGGCGCTTGCTCCATTACACAAGAAATATAAGATGAAACGTGTGGTTATCTCTACATACCAATCGGTATCAGGAACAGGTGTCAAGGCTGTACGTCAATTAGAGAACGAGATGGCTGGGGTACAAGGTGAAATGGCCTACCCTTATCCTATCAATAGAAATGCATTGCCACATTGTGATGTTTTCTTAGAAAATGGATATACTAAAGAGGAAATGAAGTTGGCACGTGAGCCACAAAAAATATTCAATGACCGTAGTTTTTCTATAAGTGCAACGGCAGTTCGTATTCCTACTGCAGGTGGTCATTCAGAATCTGTAAATGTTGAATTTGAAAACGACTTTGATCTAAACGAAGTTCGCAGAATGTTGAATGATACTCTTGGTGTTACTGTTCAGGATAATCCAGATACGAATACGTACCCAATGCCAATCTATGCACATGACAAAGATGAAGTTTTTGTAGGACGTATTCGTAGAGATGAGTCGCAACGTAATACTTTAAACATGTGGATCGTTGCAGACAACCTTCGTAAAGGGGCTGCTACAAATGCAGTACAGATTGCTGAGTATCTTCTAGAAAACCGTTTGGTATAA
- a CDS encoding VOC family protein, producing the protein MKIEHLAIWVSDLEATRHFYEHYFDAVCGERYHNPNKNFTSHFLSFDEGSRLELMHKPEITKASDSTEEHLGFIHFALSVGSKEKVDAITEQLRSDGFQIPGEPRTTGDGYYESVIQDPEGNRIEITI; encoded by the coding sequence ATGAAAATAGAACACCTCGCCATCTGGGTATCTGACCTTGAAGCCACGCGTCATTTTTACGAGCATTACTTTGATGCTGTTTGCGGAGAACGGTATCACAATCCAAATAAAAACTTCACGTCTCACTTTTTAAGTTTTGATGAAGGCTCGCGATTGGAGCTTATGCACAAACCGGAAATCACAAAGGCATCAGATTCTACAGAAGAACATTTGGGCTTTATTCATTTTGCGCTCTCCGTAGGTTCAAAAGAAAAAGTAGATGCCATTACCGAGCAACTTAGGTCTGACGGATTTCAAATTCCTGGTGAACCGAGAACTACAGGAGACGGTTATTATGAAAGCGTTATCCAAGACCCAGAAGGCAACCGGATTGAAATTACCATTTAA
- a CDS encoding HopJ type III effector protein: MTLDTFIQKLKTDPETIEFSETMAVIDTNYDFTPTAFTNGTLENAEGQNSGSCKLFAFAKEQKLSKDEALACFGSYYYNDVLKDAEGKGHQNIRNFMKSGFDGLSFSQDPLKKK, encoded by the coding sequence ATGACATTAGATACTTTTATACAAAAACTAAAAACCGACCCTGAAACCATTGAGTTTTCAGAAACTATGGCGGTAATTGATACTAATTACGACTTTACTCCTACTGCTTTTACCAACGGTACATTAGAAAATGCCGAAGGACAAAATTCAGGTTCTTGCAAACTTTTTGCTTTTGCCAAAGAACAAAAACTTAGTAAAGATGAAGCTTTAGCCTGTTTTGGAAGTTATTATTATAATGATGTTCTAAAAGATGCCGAAGGTAAGGGACACCAAAATATCCGTAACTTTATGAAAAGCGGTTTTGACGGACTCTCCTTTTCGCAAGACCCGTTGAAAAAGAAATAG
- the alr gene encoding alanine racemase, translated as MAKAGETVLEIDLLALEHNYRFLKSRLDPKTKFLGVVKAFAYGSDSVAIVKKLEALGADYFAVAYVSEGVALREAGIKTRILVLHPLPVSFDNLVAYNLEPNIYSPKILTNFLQVAQNKGLKQYPIHLKFNTGLNRLGFVESEIDVLTGVLENQDEIKVVSVFSHLAASEDLKEQEFTENQIATFEHLTKELLPKLKHTPMLHLLNTSGVINYAKAQYDMVRCGIGLYGFGNEAAIDAQLKPTATLKTVISQIHIIDKGQSIGYNRAYKAEEAVVTATLPIGHADGIGRQYGNGKAYVTINGKKAPIVGNVCMDMIMVNVTGIDCKEGDEVIVFGTSPTAEEFASGAKTISYEILTGISQRVARVVVDN; from the coding sequence ATGGCTAAAGCAGGTGAAACCGTTTTAGAAATAGACCTTTTGGCTCTAGAACATAATTACAGGTTTTTGAAATCAAGATTAGACCCTAAAACTAAATTTTTAGGGGTAGTGAAGGCATTTGCTTACGGAAGCGATTCTGTAGCGATTGTAAAAAAGCTAGAAGCTTTAGGAGCAGATTACTTTGCTGTTGCCTATGTAAGCGAAGGAGTTGCTTTGCGAGAAGCTGGAATAAAGACTCGGATTTTAGTGTTACACCCGTTACCGGTAAGTTTTGATAATCTGGTGGCTTATAATCTTGAGCCCAATATTTATTCGCCTAAAATATTGACCAATTTTCTACAGGTCGCCCAAAATAAGGGATTAAAACAATACCCTATTCACTTAAAATTCAATACAGGCCTCAATAGGTTGGGTTTTGTAGAAAGTGAGATAGATGTCTTAACAGGTGTATTGGAGAATCAAGATGAAATCAAGGTCGTTTCTGTTTTTTCACATTTAGCAGCATCCGAAGATTTAAAAGAGCAGGAGTTTACCGAAAACCAGATTGCGACTTTCGAACACCTTACCAAGGAGCTTCTTCCCAAATTAAAGCATACACCTATGCTTCATTTGTTAAATACCTCTGGTGTCATCAATTATGCAAAGGCTCAATATGATATGGTACGATGTGGAATTGGACTTTATGGATTTGGAAACGAAGCAGCTATAGATGCCCAGCTTAAGCCTACGGCAACACTAAAAACCGTTATTTCTCAGATCCATATAATTGATAAAGGTCAAAGTATTGGGTATAACCGAGCCTACAAGGCAGAAGAGGCTGTTGTAACGGCTACTTTGCCAATTGGTCATGCAGATGGCATTGGAAGACAATATGGTAACGGAAAAGCATATGTAACCATCAACGGAAAAAAGGCGCCAATTGTAGGAAATGTTTGCATGGATATGATCATGGTAAACGTTACTGGAATTGATTGTAAAGAGGGTGATGAGGTCATTGTTTTCGGTACTAGTCCAACTGCCGAAGAGTTTGCGAGCGGTGCTAAAACTATCTCGTATGAAATACTAACTGGTATATCGCAAAGGGTCGCTCGCGTGGTTGTTGATAATTAA
- a CDS encoding UDP-2,3-diacylglucosamine diphosphatase: MKTITVPQGKKVYFSSDNHLGAPTMAESRPREKKFVAWLDEIKEDAAAIFLMGDLFDFWAEYKTVVPKGFTRTMGKLAEISDSGIPIYFFVGNHDLWMDGYFEEELNIPVFHKPQQFNINGVSFFIGHGDGLGPNDIGFKRMKKVFTNPLAKWLFRWMHPDIGVRVAKHLSVKNKLISGDDDAKFLGEDNEWLVQYAKRKLETEHYDHFIFGHRHLPMEIKVGENSKYTNLGDWIHYYTYAVFDGEKLSLEKYEPTH, translated from the coding sequence ATGAAAACCATTACCGTTCCTCAAGGCAAAAAAGTCTATTTTTCCAGTGATAATCACCTAGGTGCGCCAACTATGGCGGAAAGCCGTCCGCGTGAAAAGAAATTTGTTGCGTGGTTAGATGAAATCAAAGAAGATGCCGCAGCCATTTTTTTAATGGGTGACCTTTTTGATTTTTGGGCGGAGTACAAAACCGTAGTACCTAAAGGTTTTACCCGTACAATGGGAAAACTAGCCGAAATATCCGATTCTGGTATCCCTATTTATTTCTTTGTTGGAAATCATGATTTGTGGATGGATGGTTATTTTGAAGAAGAACTTAATATTCCTGTTTTTCATAAACCACAGCAATTCAATATTAACGGAGTTTCCTTTTTTATTGGTCATGGAGATGGGTTGGGACCTAATGATATTGGCTTTAAACGCATGAAGAAAGTGTTTACCAATCCTTTAGCTAAATGGCTGTTTAGATGGATGCATCCAGATATAGGTGTACGAGTTGCAAAACATTTATCTGTTAAAAATAAATTGATTTCAGGAGATGACGATGCCAAGTTTTTAGGCGAAGACAATGAATGGTTGGTGCAGTATGCCAAGCGTAAGCTAGAAACAGAGCATTATGACCATTTTATTTTTGGTCACCGCCACTTGCCTATGGAAATAAAGGTAGGTGAGAATTCAAAATACACCAATTTAGGCGATTGGATTCATTATTATACTTATGCTGTTTTTGATGGGGAAAAGCTAAGCCTTGAAAAATATGAACCTACTCATTAG
- a CDS encoding MFS transporter translates to MDPYAALRYKEFNIFLLVRFAMVFAWSMQFIVIEWQVYSMTKDPLSLGIIGLMEVIPAVSMALFAGHIVDQKEKRNLLIKCILGFSVISFGLFMLSWPSMEDKLETKTILYGIYFLVFLGGIVRSFLGPTIFSLIALIVPKKIYPNAATWSSTTWQLASVLGPALAGFSISWIGVHWSMCLIFGFSILALISLFQISTKPILNPKIGEPVFESLREGLRFVFSTKAVFGALTLDMIAVLFGGAVALLPIFAQDILHVGSEGFGVLRAAPAVGAALTMLGSTRFPLHKNAGKKLLFAVFGFGLCMIVFGLSTYFWLSVIALFLSGAVDGVSMIIRQTILQLKTPDNMRGRVASVNSMFVGSSNELGAFESGVTAKLMGTVTAVVFGGAMTLITVGATAIVSPSFRKLDLQKDIDEHEANE, encoded by the coding sequence ATGGATCCTTATGCAGCCTTACGTTATAAAGAATTCAACATCTTTTTGTTGGTTCGTTTTGCTATGGTATTTGCATGGTCTATGCAGTTCATTGTTATAGAGTGGCAAGTATATTCCATGACCAAAGACCCACTTTCTTTGGGTATTATTGGGCTTATGGAAGTGATTCCAGCTGTATCCATGGCTCTTTTTGCAGGGCATATTGTAGATCAAAAAGAGAAACGTAATCTTTTAATAAAATGCATTTTGGGTTTCTCAGTAATCAGTTTTGGGCTCTTTATGCTCAGTTGGCCTTCTATGGAAGATAAGCTAGAAACCAAGACCATTTTATACGGTATTTACTTTTTGGTTTTCCTAGGTGGTATTGTTCGTTCGTTTCTTGGGCCAACCATATTCTCTTTAATAGCCTTAATCGTTCCTAAGAAAATATACCCCAATGCTGCAACATGGAGCAGTACTACTTGGCAATTGGCTTCCGTTTTAGGACCTGCTTTAGCTGGGTTTTCTATTAGCTGGATTGGCGTTCATTGGTCTATGTGCCTCATTTTTGGTTTCTCAATACTGGCATTGATATCCTTATTTCAAATTTCGACAAAACCCATTCTTAACCCTAAAATAGGAGAACCGGTATTTGAAAGTTTACGAGAAGGACTTCGGTTTGTATTCAGTACCAAAGCTGTTTTTGGAGCATTAACATTAGATATGATTGCAGTACTTTTTGGAGGCGCGGTAGCGCTTTTACCAATCTTTGCACAAGATATTCTGCACGTAGGTTCAGAAGGCTTTGGTGTTTTACGAGCCGCACCAGCGGTTGGCGCAGCACTTACCATGTTGGGGTCTACGCGATTTCCATTACATAAAAATGCCGGTAAGAAATTACTGTTCGCGGTATTTGGTTTTGGCCTCTGTATGATTGTTTTTGGCCTTTCTACCTACTTCTGGCTTTCAGTAATCGCCTTGTTCTTAAGTGGTGCAGTAGATGGTGTTTCTATGATTATTCGTCAGACAATATTGCAACTTAAAACTCCGGATAACATGCGAGGACGTGTTGCATCCGTTAACTCTATGTTTGTTGGGTCTTCTAATGAACTAGGAGCTTTTGAAAGCGGAGTAACAGCAAAACTGATGGGTACGGTAACCGCAGTGGTTTTTGGTGGTGCTATGACCTTAATTACAGTAGGTGCCACAGCTATTGTTTCACCTTCATTTAGAAAACTAGACTTACAGAAAGATATTGATGAGCACGAAGCTAATGAGTAG